In the Glycine max cultivar Williams 82 chromosome 19, Glycine_max_v4.0, whole genome shotgun sequence genome, CAGCGAGGCTAAGAAAAATTTCGAGGAGAGAAGCAGTTTCCATGATTTGCATGTGGCTTTGAGCCTCCCGTGGTGGGAGTAGGGGACCATCGAGAGGATCGACGCCGCGACGTCGTTTGGGAGACCCGGGATGAGCGTCGCGCCACCGCCACCGCCGGCGCCGGTGTCCCAATAGGAATTCATGTTCGGTTAAttggtttttgttgttgttgtcaacGCTGCGCGCGTTTGCATTGCCGTGTTCGTTTCTTTTCTACTATATGcttcactttgttttgaggGTCAAAAAgataatacacttttttttcggGTTTTCTTTTTGAGCAAGACAGTGGGATGGGACTATGGGAGTCGGAATCCAACCAACAGTTCGACCTTTCTATGTTTCATCTAAGGATGTGTTTTTTTACCGAATCCGAAACAATCATAATCAAATCCAATAAAATCATTATGAACGGTTaaggttgtgtttttttttttgtttttaaggtttataaattgttaacttaaaaatgtttgataaaattatgcaAGTACAAGGtagtttattattaaatataatatataggtAGGAAAAatgcttgaattatatttttttattcttaaaataaatcaacaaaaaagaTATTGTTGTTTATAGAAACTTCAAAAAACTATGTTTGTCTTAatcaagataaaaaagataaatcaatATTTACGCACAGTGTTTATATTGATTTATCCTATAACGTAAGTTGTTCGCTCTTATTATTAGGATATCTATTTCAATGATTGAAAAATACAAGATTtatattctcattttttaagtatatatttttataagtttttatagACTCAAGTCTAAATACTCTTTTTAACAGGTTTCTTCTAGCTCTTAAAAAAAGTTTCTTCTAGTTTTACACGCATcgtttttagaagaaaaataaaataaaataaaattatcctcGTCCAATAATAACCTTCAATTAAAAAATCGATGGTTGATattgcatttaatttttttagggagATAGTgtatttaatttcatattatatatatatatatatatatatatatatatatatatatatatatatatatatatatttgaatctaTAACAATCTACCATCACTAATGACAggtgtattttattctttatggtgcatattttcattttaaaggaTTCAAATCTTATTCTCTAGAGATAGTTGTTCTTCATCTCTTGCTATAAATACACTTAGAAATAATGTGCCATAGGTAATTAGGATGGTAGTTAATGCAAATTCTTTTATGCGATTAAAAGCAATGAGTGTCTCACTATCTTCATTTATAATTGTTCTTCTTGAGGGATCTTTAGACCTTTTTTGAAAGTgcttattctaaaaatatgaaCGCTTGGTACATTTATtgcatatattaattattttgaatgttGTCATTGTATCGAAAAAATGTGAGTTACTTTTGTTCCTCTGTTGTTGACAATAGGTAGAACATTCCATTGTTCATGTGACAAGGTAACTTTTTCCAATGCTTAGGACTGCTATATGTTTTGAGTTCAACCTTGATATTTTGTCCAACAACAGAGAAATGTTCAACGATCCTAAAATGAGATAATCTTCTAACTTGTTGTCGAATAGTCATCGAAAGATGTAGTCTTCATATTGttgtcacatatatatagtctTAATTAAGACTATTTCTCACGAGATTGTATATCTTTCTAACAGATGAACTATCACAATATGATCCCTGTACACTTAGAGTATACCATATTAGCATATTTGGTTTGTCAAACATTAAAACTACAAGGTTAAAagcataagattttttttaaagaaaaattcttaaaaacacttttattgaaaaaagtttttcaaaacattccGGTTGAAGAATGACAGATAAAAATGTTCTTGTTCAATATTGTtgttctaatttatatatagagagggataaaaatgtttttaattaatttatagttaTCGAGAATATTAATgttggagtatttttttttgtgtttttggggTCTGAAGTGGACTTTGTGAGAAGTTTTAAAAATCTCTGCAGCCTGGACCCTGGTGGCTCATCTGTCACTAACTAGTCTGGGGGACTAGTTGGGTCACgtaagctattttttttttgggtgtttGTTGGGCCTAAATGGACAGCATTTCGGTTTATCAGACTAGAGGCACCTCATTCCAATTCCTAATGCACTTGGGTGCAACAAAACAAACAATGAAGtgcattaaaagataaattaaaatgagaaaCTATCTAATCATATATAACTCGAATTATAATGTTCAAACGAATCGGAGCAACATTAATAGAATGTATATCAACTCAAATGCACAAGCCCTAGCTAGCATATTAGCGatgctttttttatataaataataatattttcctttccgaaaaatagtattaaatcaaaataattcttcttcttttttttaactgattacataaaagattttttgtttcttttgagcCGGAGGATGTTTATTGAATGTGCAAGTACCTGAATATGACTTCTTGGGTCTCAACAATAATTAAACTATGACATATGATCATTGATCAGGAtactttttcaaataaaaaaatcacatgtaTCATATAGAAGAGAATATTACTAGAAGTAActagcttttaaaaaaatatatttaatataattacatgTCGAAACTTAAACTAGGAATTACAGAGTAAActaaaacaatattatattaaaattaattgattcatGCGCTGAATAGTAAAGATAAGgtaaacacttttttttgtttgatggattctttttatttgaaacattgGAGGTAGCGAACACTTGGACATTGGTTGGGGAGTATCACTTAGCGGAGGATCATGAtcacacttcaagattcattttcaaaaaataaataaatcaatattatgtatgtatgtaattgtttttatatctcacttatattatatatttttaatatacacACATAAAATTATaccttaaattaaaattaagaagataatgttatgatttattgttcaataaacattttcattaaatatttgggTCAGCTGGGAttggaaaaaatgtcatttattaATAGATGAAAATTCTTAAGTGTTAAGGTTATTTTCGTTtctatgatatttatttaataaaattaaataattcgcataaacattataatataatatatcgtGCTGACATTTGATGTATATTATAATGCAGTACTTATCTATATCAACTATATTCTAAGTTAGTTTAATGTATATTactgttattaaaaaattgcatCAATTAAGGTTGACTCAATGCTAATTAAACATGTACtcagtataatatttttttatgttgtgatgAGTAACAAACTCGTTGGAGAATGAAGAGAGTCTTTCACTCATTTTCTTCAAGTATTGTTAAATTAGCTTTTAATTAGTCCATTGGGATTAGAAATATAGTGATTTGACACTTTTAATTAAGTAATCAAATGTGTAAGGTGAGAAAGTAAGGATGCATCgaccataaatttaaattaataaaaattatctttaaagtactttaattttaattgatgatggaacatctttattatttttctactttacacgtttacctttttttatcattataactAGGTCTTGGACTTCCTTTAGTATCTAAGATATTTTTCACAAGTCTCGGTTGAATTTAATTAcgtttaaaatttatcatcttTCTCCTAAAATATATCATACTAAATCAAACCTAGATCttctttcataaatttaatatatatcaattgAGTTACATACATTATCTTACTTTACACATTTACTTTAtattaacataatataatatgatattgGAATAGTTTTCTTTTGAGATATAAGTTTACTacaccaaaagaaaaacaataaattatctattgcattttttaaaatctatccCAATTTTACAAACAAGAAAACTCAGctttcatgttattttttatgttttaattacgAGATATCCTCACATCTCTCTCCGCAGCTTCTATAATGGACGCACTTCCTAGGTGACTCGAtacactaataaataaaaattctctcTTAATTGAATATTCAGCCTAgaaattcaagtttttaaagCATGAAATAAACCTTCTTAATTAGCCACTATCATGTgtatatatgttaattaaattcatttttaatttgagaatgccaATTTAATATTGATCTATTTGTGATACATATCTTTGGCTAATTACACTGAGTATGGTTTTGGTTTATCATAGAATAACTCTAAAAATGATTGTGAAACACCCATTTTTTCCCTTTAATTCAGAATTTAAAAACTTGTTAATAGATAAACGGCAAAGAAGTAAAGGGGTACTGTAAAATTGCGTAGGTACATTGTGTAGGATCATTCCAATAATATGTTTTTAGAAGTCAAATTCTGGCTAAAGTCACTAGATAGAGTGTAATATAGTATAAGCATTATTTGCGAGGGCTTTTCCAGGTTAAGGCAAAAGGGTATACCACTTTCACACAGCTTCTCCACTATACTTGCAAAGAAATATCCAAATACAGTAGCTGCAGACAGTGGCAGATGAAGTACGCCTGCTGAGAGAGATCTTCACTTTCTGCCTCAGAATATATATGAAGCTGAGCTTCAATATGGATCACTCTACTCATTAGTTTTGAAGTCCAAAGAAGTAAGCCTCTTAATTGTTTGTAAGAGTTACTAGCTAGATCTATGAGCCTAAcaaagtcaatttttttaatatataatatatgtggCTATATATCTTTAATTTGCTCTTTTTACAGGTAAAATTTTGGAAGAACAAGACCAAGAGTTCCATGGAAGGAAACTTTCTGACCAGAAACACGCATAATAAAGGGGACAGGTTTGGGTTTGAGGAGCATTCATGGCCTGCTAGAAACTATGCTTGTAGCTTTTGCAAGAGAGAGTTCAAGTCTGCTCAAGCCTTGGGTGGCCACATGAATGTTCACAGAAGGGATAGGGCAAGATTGAGATCTTGCTTAACCCCATCATCATGGGTTTCTTCTGAGTTTCCAAATAAACCTAACCCTAGCATTGAGCCTAACCCAACTCATCTTTCATCCTCCTCTCcatcatcatcatgcatatctAATAACCTGTTGAATTGTGCTCATACTTCTCCACTTTATATCCCTTCTTTGACTTTGTCTTCTTCACTTACTCCAGCTTCTCCCAATGGAGACAAGAAACCAAGAAGAGTATCTCcccatcttcttcctcttttgatTCATCAACGCTGTGAGGAAATTAAGATGAGTAAGAACAAAGCGAGTGGTTTAGGAGTTGAAGAAGTACGGGGTTGTGCAATAGGGGAGGAACTCAAGTTTTTCAAGAGTAGTACTAGTGAGCATAACATCAAGCTGGAGTTGGGAATAGGGTTGATTAAACAACCAGAAAAGTTAGATTTGGAGCTACGATTGGGGCACTGCTAGCTAGCAAAGTGTAATTTGTCAAACAAATATCTGTCTGATCTGCAAGTCTGCAACTTCAAATTTGATTTAACTTCTTGCACCAGTAATTCGTTAACCCATTTAAGCTGCTTATTATTCTATTATGTATTTGAAGAACCGACCTTATATTTTGTGAACTGAGCTCTTCTAAATTTGGTTACATTTTTAACGTTGCAATGGTGTGTTGTggggcggggggggggggggggggatggtTTATTCAAAGTTCGTAGAATCGAAAATCAGTTTGGTGTAAGGGccaagtgaaaaaaattgaaggcCACCACAATGGAGATATACGAACTTGGAGAGATTCTTAATCTTCATACTGTTGTATAGGTCTCAAGTGGAGTCAAATTTTGCTCTtgcttttcaaaaaatttcacCTCAATCGTCTGATCTGACAGTCAATGAGTAGAGTTTTTGTTTAGTTTGACTGaatataaatattcaatttgattTCCTACAAACTATAATTAATTTCCTCGGTCTCTCAAGGTAGATGAACACGTGATCATTCAGATAGAAGATATTCTTTAAAGTATCCATGCATTTTCCTGGATACATGCACCTAGTCTTGATGTTTCTTGAGGGTAGTTTCTGTCTTATTCTTTCTCGGAAACACTTAATATAACCATATGGTCAAACGGCAATCAATGAGATCAAAACATCATGCTCTTACTATATATAAAGTTCTCAATAAGATTGTTTTATATGTAAACTGAACATATAAACGAACAATCAAATCAATATAAGAAATTAACTGAACATTTTCATTTAACAGTAATAAGTGAGAGTTAATTCTAATCTATAATATCATCATGATACCATAAAATAGCTAAAACAATTATTTGTTGCTTCAGTCTTAACgtgattttttaatcaattctgCTAAAAGTGATTATAAACCAAACACAATATTAGTTAGACTACCTTCCTAGTTATAGTGCAGTTATTCTACGACATCACTATTTTCTTAGACACCATAGTGAGAGCTGGTTTATTCATTGaacattcatttaaaatattgtgtAACAAGCTAGGAGTTCTTCACAAATAAGCAGTCAATCTACCTcctctttaaatatattttctaatacgGCATATGTTACAATAGTATAGATATACtgatacacacacatatatataatgtatagAGTAATATTATTCTTAATTACATTACTTTCCAATATATACTCTACCCTTTATACCTTTCTTTTATAATTAGAAGGAGAAAGAGAGCTTCTCTCATTATTTGTAGGCATGTATAAAAGAAAGATACAATAATAAAAGGatgttgtataaaaaaaataggtgaaatgaaaataatattactcTCTATACATAATGGTATTTAATGCTCTCGGTGATGTTGAAAGCGGCGTGCTTATGGTATGTGATGATTCAGAAGACCAAAAAAATACGAAATGAAGTAGAAACATATATGAGATTGCGTAAGCATAATAATACAGGAGTAGAATGAAAAGGGAGACCCAGAAAATATGTCAGGAGACTCAGAAGGGACATTCAACCTGTTATGAATTTGATGTCCTTTTCCTATAAACTGTCAAACAGAACATAGAGGATAGCACACATAGTGTTATGTAGCCTTGGTAACTTAATTCGTTTCCCTTGTCTAATTTATTCAAAGTCGTTTAGGTTTGGTGTCATGTAATGGGTACCTTCTGCCTTGTGTGTTTTCCAACATAAGATATGTTGCATGTTCCCTATGTGATGTCTGGTTTACAAACCATGATGACCTTACCCTAAAAACAAACGCACAGTTTTTGTCAGTACCATCTAAAACAAGGAATGATAGGCTGATAGctactttctctttctctcttgattGGTCTGTGAAAATCAGTACCCTCTAAGATAGATTAAAGAAAGTAATTCAAGTTGGATTGtagttgtttgaaaaaaaaaaaacataagagtGGAAGCAAGGGAATTAATAAGGGGCCTTAGGTTTGAAGAAATGAAGTGTGCGTAGTGCAATGCAATGATGTCACATAAGTATGAATGAGGAATAATGAAGAGGAAATGGACATTTGGGTGTACAACACAACCTGCCAAAAGTGCAGTTCTAGTGAAAGCTGAGGGAATGGGTTAAAGTAAGCTAGTCGGCGCACGTCACTTTCCTCTTCCATTCATTCATTTACTTTTCCTCACCCAAATTCAATTACCTTTGCCATCTACCTGCACTCACCAAACCCAACCTCTTCCCAAACCCCAGAGAGAACAAAAATACAACACCTTTAATTACTCTCTTCCTAAAACGAATTTTCACCTTATCCCCCTCTTATGCGGTGTATTTGTGACAACCAACAATCATCTTAggtgaaattattttaacttaaataaagATATTGAGTTCAAATCTTAAGTATATTGTgttaaatactttaaaaaaaatattcacaataatcttatttaattcaaataagattgttttcaacaaaaaaaatatagcatGTTTTTCTCCTGTTGAAATATCACCGTAAATTCTTCAATAGTTTTTAAGCAAAATATGTTCACTAGTCCTACTGCTGGTCACTGTTGGTCAATTTTTTTACAGTTCTATGATTGGGCCTTGGCCACTGGCAGGCTCATGATAGCTGGTCCACAACTAATTGGAAATGGAATAAGCCGACTATAATCATGTTGAATGTGGCTAATAAAGGGCACATTGCTTTGTTAATGACACCCTTATATTGATAAGTATTGTATGTGCTcttgaatataaataaataaataaaaattaatttatacttattaaaaaatttagttaacattatttaattacactaatttcatttaaaaattttcaaattatcctTTCTTAAAACTTGATATCAAGAATAAAAGAgcgtaattagaaataaagcatGATTTAAATGGAAGATAATTTGGGAATGGTCTTAttgaataagataaaattagttaaaatttgtttatatataagaCCAACATAtaagtcatttttttcttatatttgagaccaacatttttttaagaccAACATCAAAGGAAAATATGTCCCTTGCtttagtttactttttttttattttttttacaaaaataccttttacaaaaacatatttcaatTGTTCATAATACAATACATAAAACCAGAAATCATTTTGTATTGGGGCATGCATTCCCAATATAAAATGGAAACAAATTTCTGTTTTGTGtttgaacatattttttttgttatattcgAGATAGAAGGGAGTATGTCCCTTGCTTTagttcaatttctttttaaacaaattaaaaatacctTTTACAAAAATACGTTTCTTTTGTTCATGACGCAATGCAGAAATTGTTTCGTAATGGGGTGTGAGATCCCACTACATGATGAGTTTGGATTGTTTGGGAAAGAAAATTCATTAAAGCAAATTCTTTCACTATACTatctaatcaatttaattaaaaatttaaatttaattcaaagaattttatttctttgtttcattatatatatatatatatatatggcataTTAAGTGGaactaattatcattttaagaatgtgagaattttaaatttgagtcatACATAAATGCtcaaaattttaacttattcAATAGTCACGATATCACTTAAAAAAGtagcatatatttttttcatctaattttGACTGTTTAAATGTGATAGaaagatttatatttataaattttttattcataagaatcaaagaaaatatctgaaaatttacatgtttttgtttctcataCCAAAAAATGTTCTCATACATTCGTGTGCGTATGAAAACACAAGAGTaaggttaaattttaaatctcaTCGGAAAAAAAggactaaattttaaattaatataaaccgAATAagtttataaagactaaaataacaaGACGTAATATAAGATATTGGAGAAATGAAAAtagtattataattattttataaacataaatatacTGCTTAGATATGTGAATTTTATAAACATATactaaaatatactaaaagtATATtagaatgatttttaaaattcaatccagtttataaaaaaaaattgtttaagttGTGTGATTTAGATTGAATTGACTCGATTTAACAACATTAATAACTCATGAAACTTCATTACTTGTCATTGCCAAGGAAAAGAcacaaaaataaacttataagtTTGTTAGAGCTGTAGAATTTGTTTGCTTAAAAGGCTTCAAATATAGACATATGAGGTCTAAAGTACCAGTACAAATACACATATAACCAGTCCAATAAAAGAACCAGATTGAGAAGCTTATCGTACGTtccaattctcaattaattaattaagtgtaTTATATATATGCTGCTTTGTAACAACGAGAATCAAGCAATCCGTGTTGATAAACATCCAAGTGGAAAATGTTAACAAAGTAAAAGACGGGGCAATTTGGTAGAAAAAGCCATGACACTCGCGTTAATGTCTTTCGTTTTCTTGTCATTGTCCTTGTCTTATTTCCCATCTCTTCCCGTAATAAATATCTTCATTATCCAATCATAAGACTAATATTTAACTGataactcattttatttaagattaattttacataataaatttatattttttattttatgccaTTATTTTAACCTGTAATATTACATAGGATaaattcatgataaatatatttaaatgtataagttttattttggatttaaattattgttttaaatcatAATGTaagattacttttaattattgataacttattttaacaatttattaaaatctaATTTAGAGATAAAGACTGTTTTGCAGAAATTTGGAAATGAAGATAAAATaggataaattaaaatgaataaacaattgagtatataaataaagaaaaataataataacttcaaatggtttaaaatatttgtgGAACTTCATTGATATATAGTTGACAATCCTTCTCACCTTGGAAGCGCATATCACCCGAGAAGGAATGAACAGATTTATTCGGGTCTAAAAAAAACGTGTTGCTTCCAATTTTCGATAGCAAGAAAAACGAGGAAGGGATTGTGTAGAAGACAAAATTACTCTTAatgttcaaatatttttattttattttactttctatacaactaagtaaaagaaaataaaaaaataacttttcttcttcttcttttcttttctctggcttataaaaaacctaaaaaaagaTTTCACTTTctagttgttgtttttttttcctttttttattcgtctctttcactttcttttcttcacaACTTGCTTCCTAAATCAATCAAACATACCCTAATGATATGTTTTAatagaatgaaaacaaaatagagaaaaaagataataaaaaataattaaaaaatatttgattgatagaaaatgaaaaaaaaaaactttctaaaaaaaatttaatttttttcataatttctacgtttcctttttttatattttaaacttttttcttcactttcacttcCCCGTACTAAACTgatcataaaagaaaattagagtatgcttagataattttttcataatatttataggataagaaaattaaaaaaaaaacttctccaAACAAAAGTTTTCTTGAactaatttcttcaaaaaataattttgaacttATTCATAAGTTAATTTCAGTTtataatacaattatttttttataaatatttatagacaAAAAGATTCAAACAATCTTTAATATGGAAACATATTTCTTATCTAGACAGCAGAAGGCCAAACaaacttttctttcttaaatGTGTATGTACGTATATGGCATAGATAACACATTAGTGTTGGAATTGTTTAATTGAAATCAGTGAACAACTCTGCTTATGCTCTTGTTTTGTAATGAACAGCACTGCTTCCAATTAATCAATTTCTTTCAGGTGTAGGCCAAAAAAACGTAGGCCATTCGTTATGATGTTGATAGTGAAGGCATGTCGATATGATGTGCTGTCACTACCAAATTTTGGTGCCGAGTTTAAACTCAAGGACAAGTACAAACTACAAATGGCATTGCCATAATCTTCGATCTCTTCCATCTACACCTTCTTATAGGAAGGTTCCTGCATATGTTTCCTTGCAAATACTATAGGTGGGTAAAGGAAAAATGTTTGTATGAAGTTAGCATACATATGATTTTCGAATTCTATTATTTAAACTaggtcttaaattttttaaataataaaaaaatagaagttaaatacagttaataaaaataataataatataaaagtagtgagaagttaatataaattagaagaaaaattttaaatttaagaaatgatttaatgataaaattatccaATGAAATGTATATACCAAacagaataatttttattattaatagttatacatactaatttctaaatattgtattaatactatatatatatatatatatatatatatatatatatatatatatatatataacatttctgaaaagtaaaaaacaaatatcttaAAACTATTGCATGAACAATACTATTATTATCCATAATTTTTTGTACTAATTACTCGAATCGTGTCATCACAGGTCCATTGAGATAAAAGAATGTCAAGTGTCACACAATGAATAGAGGCATGCTGTGCCATAATACCTACTAGGGCTAGGGAAAAACTCAGTATAACTCTTTTTGACCGACTGTTAATTGGTGTTTGAAGAAGCATTAAAGAACAAATCAACAAACAATTGATTTCTTTGTACAAACAATGGTAGTTTGACATGTGAAAGTTACTGCGTgatctttgcaatttgcatgcAATCCTCCGAaccattttgtgattttttttttgtggcatttttttttaattacaataactTTCCTAGGGATATTGCTTTGTGAAATAGTAAaaatttctaacatttttttttgtgttcttcGTTTCAACAAAATTTCTCCAACTAAAACAAAACCCCAAAATTGAAAGCTTTATTATctgtattttataaaataaaaagtaaaaataaaaaataattgaagaaaGTAATGATAACATTTACATTTTAAAGGttcatgaaaagaaataaaaacagttatatatatatatatatatatatatatatatatatatatatatatatatatatatatatatatattaaagggtagtttaggaataaaaaatgtatataccaaaataaataattgtctttattaatagttatagattatacatctattttttttacctcacttgttatttaatttttctttcatgttccattttgattatttattaggtttattttttctttttctttcttatccgtctctctctctctactcaTTCACAGTATTTTTATGATGTTCAGTCAGTATTTTCCAAATTGCAAAacaaatttagtaaaaattattttaattatataaaacaaacatttatGATGTATATTGCAAAGACTAGAACActagtaattaatataaaaaagaataagaactCTTTAACATATACTTAATAGTAGAAATCCAGCCACAATTAAGCTTATATGAatgattaaaagattaaaatattttttaaagtcatttgatcattttaaaaaaattatcaattaaactTAGAAGAAAACATATAACTCATATGTTAATCTTAATCATTCATAATAAATCTAATGGTTGATATATGCTCATTTTAATTAActctcatataaaaaaaaaaaatatattctcccACTAGCTAGATATATCAAACAcatgtatttatataaattaaatttatttttatataatttaatatttttatgataatttattcacaaaatttattgtaaaattgaaagttttttatattataacataTAGATAATTTCTACAAAATATTATaggttaatttaaaattatataatacatATCGAATtgacacaatatatatatatatatatatatatatatatatatatatatatatatatatatatatatatatatatatatatatatatatatatatatatatatattagaatatattaaaattgaaatgtttttattataactttattgttatttaagtttgacaaaaaaattcacaatatatatatatatatatatatatatatataattatattttaatgattacattaataaaaattatattctatatAATTGATGTTAATTTAAGATAGACAAATAAGTTATCTTCATATTTGATGTAACTTTTaacaaaaatgattttagtTAAGACACCCGAATGCTGTTGAACTCCCAgtgggagagaaaaaaaaaaagatatgaagATGATATAATGTGATAAGAAATGAGAGATAAAGATAAACGAGagattaatattatcaaattatacattgacattgtcaactaattttatataattatttaatcctaaattattatatatatattttttatttttataaaattattttaaaagttatataaatgataatttataatcaaatgtcagtataatattattttatattattagtacataattattaaactttgaaaataaaatattttaaagaaaat is a window encoding:
- the LOC102660083 gene encoding transcriptional regulator SUPERMAN, which gives rise to MEGNFLTRNTHNKGDRFGFEEHSWPARNYACSFCKREFKSAQALGGHMNVHRRDRARLRSCLTPSSWVSSEFPNKPNPSIEPNPTHLSSSSPSSSCISNNLLNCAHTSPLYIPSLTLSSSLTPASPNGDKKPRRVSPHLLPLLIHQRCEEIKMSKNKASGLGVEEVRGCAIGEELKFFKSSTSEHNIKLELGIGLIKQPEKLDLELRLGHC